GGAACGATTCAAACTCGTGCACTTCGTCCGCCAGGGCAACAAAGCCTGCCAACGGCAGCAGTAGGCCACCGAACAACAGGACCAGGCGCCAGGCGTTGCGCGCCATCCAGTGGCGGAAGCCGGAGGCGGACTCCGGTGCGGCGAGGATCGCAGGCTTATCCGGCGCTTCGGACATATTTGTGTTCGACGTAATCGTCGATCAGGGCGACGAACTCCTGGGCGATGTTGTCGCCGCGCAGGGTCACCTTCTTCTCGCCATCGACGAATACCGGTGCCGCAGGCGTCTCACCCGTGCCCGGCAGCGAGATGCCAATGTTGGCGTGACGCGACTCGCCCGGCCCGTTGACGATGCAGCCCATCACCGCCAGGGTCATGTTTTCCGCACCCGGGTGGTGGATCTTCCACAGCGGCATCTTCTCGCGCACGTGGTTCTGCACCACCTTGGCCAACTCCTGGAAGAATTCGGAGGTGGTGCGGCCGCAACCAGGGCAGGCCGTGACAAGCGGCGTGAAGGCACGCTGGCCGGTGGTCTGCAGCAGCTCCTGGGCGACGATCACTTCCTGCGTGCGCGACTGGCCCGGTTCCGGGGTCAGCGAGATGCGGATGGTGTCACCGATGCCTTCCTGCAGCAGCACGCTCAGCGCCGCGGACGATGCCACGATGCCCTTGCTGCCGATACCCGCTTCGGTCAGGCCCAGATGCAGGGCGAAGTCGGAGCGCTGGGCCAGGTCGCGGTACACCGCGATCAGCTCCTGCACGCCACTGACCTTGGCCGACAGCACGATGCGATCGCGCGGCAGGCCCAGCTCCACTGCCTGCTCGGCCGAATCCAGCGCCGAGCGGATCAGCGCCTCGCGCAGCACGCGGCCGGCGTCCCAGGGCTGTTCGCGCAGGTTGTTCTCGTCCATCAGCTTCGCCGCCAGGGCCTGGTCCAGCGAGCCCCAGTTGGCGCCGATGCGCACCGGCTTGTTGTAGCGGATCGCGAACTCGATCAGCTGGGCGAACTGCAGGTCCTTCTTCTTGCCGAAGCCGACGTTGCCCGGGTTGATGCGGTACTTGGCCAGCGCTTCGGCACACGCCGGCTCGGCGGTCAGCAACTGATGGCCGTTGTAGTGGAAGTCACCGATCAGCGGTACATCGATACCCATCATCGCCAGCTTCTCGACGATGCGCGGAATCGCCGCAGCGGCTTCAACGGTGTTGACGGTCAACCGCACCATCTCCGAACCGGCACGCCACAGCTCGGCCACCTGCTTCACGCTGGAGGCGACATCGGAAGTGTCGGTATTGGTCATCGACTGCACCACCACCGGCTTGCCCCCGCCTACGGTGACCCCGCCGATCTGCACGGCATGGGTCTGGCGGCGGGGCCAGGAGGTGGCATCGGAGGGCGGAGTCGGGCGGGTGACGGCGTCGTGCATGGGCGCATTCTACCGCCCGCCCCCGCATTCGGGGTGACTCGCATTCAGCCGGCGGCACGGCTGCGGCCTATTGTCGCAGGCACGCTCGCCCGTGAACGCATACGATGAGCGTGCATGACCGGTCCCGACGCCCCGTTTCTCCGTACCCTGTGCAGCCTGCGCTGGCTTGCCGTGGGCGGCCAGGCCGCCACCATCCTGGTCGCCACCTGGGTGCTGGGCCTGCCGTTGCCGCAGCTGCCACTGTGGGCCGGCGTGGCCGTACTGACCCTGTTCAACATCTACACCCAGCTGCGCCCGGAAGCGGCTGATACCGCGCCCCTGACCGCGTTCGGCCACATCCTGGTGGACGTGATCATCCTGACCTGGATGGTCGGCTGGAGCGGTGGCATGGCCAATCCGTTCAGCTCGCTGTTCCTGATCCTGATCGCGCTGGCTGCGTTCGCCCTGCCCCTGCGCTGGGCGCTGGCGGTGGCACTGGCCTGCCTGCTCGGCTATGCCAGCAGTGGCGTCTTCGGCCAGCCGCTGCCGGACGGTTACTTCCGCGCGCAGGACCTCAACCGCTGGGGCGTGGTCGCCAACTTCCTGATCTCCGCAGCGGTGGTGCTGGCCTTCTCGACCCGGCTGGCCCTTGCGCTGCGCCAGCGCGAACTGGAACTGTCGGCCCTGCGCGAGCGCTTCGCACGCAACGAGGGCATCGTCGCCCTGGCCACTCATGCCGCCTCGGTGGCCCATGAACTGAACACACCGCTTGCGACCATGACCCTGCTTGCCGACGATGTGGCCGAGCGCAGCGAAGAACCGGAAGTGCGCGAGGACATGGAAACGCTGCGCGAACTGCTGGTGCAGTGCCGGGAGCGCGTGCTGGCGCTGGCCGCACCGGCCTCGGCCGATGCACCCGGACGCAGCCATTCCAGCGCCCAGCAGGTGCTGGAGCAATGGCGGCTGGTGCGCCCGACCATCGACCTGCACCGCAACGACGATGCGCCGCTGCGGTTGCCGCTGGACCCGGGCGTGGGCCACCTGCTGATGGTGCTGCTGAACAATGCCGCCGATGCTGGTGAACAGGCCGGCCGGCCGCGCGTGGACCTGGACCTGCGCATCGAAGGCGACGATCTGATCGGCGAAGTACGCGACTACGGCCACGGCTTCAACGCGCGCGCCGCGGTACTGCCGGGCAAGCTGTTCGGCAGCAGCAAGAGTGAAGGCATGGGGGTCGGCCTGGCCCTGTCCCATGCCACGATCGAACGCCTCGACGGCGAGATGTGGATGCGCCCGGCCCAAGGGGCCGGCAGCCGCGTCGGCTTCCGCCTGCCGCTGGCCCCACGCGAGGAAACCCCATGAGCGCCTCAACCCTCGGCCTGCTGGTCGACGACGACGAACTGTACCTGCGCACCCTGCAGCGCAGCCTGGCCCGCAAGGGGCTTGAAACCCAGACCGCGCAGGATGCCGCCAGCGCGCTGGCATTGGCCCGCCAGCACCCGCCGGCGTTCGCCCTGATCGACCTGAAGCTGGGCAGCGACTCCGGCCTGGCACTGATCCAACCGTTGCGCGCCCTGCGCGCGGACATGCGGATCCTGCTGGTGACCGGCTACGCCAGCATCGCCACCGCGGTGGAAGCGATCAAGCTCGGGGCCGACGACTACCTGCCGAAGCCGGCCACGGTACCGATGATCCTGCGCGCCCTGGGCGAGGAGGATGACGGCCCGGCCGACGACGGCGAAATGGAAGTGCCCGATGCGATGACGCCGATCAGCCGCCTGCAGTGGGAACACATCCAGCAGGCGATGCACGAAACCGGAGGCAACGTATCAGCGGCCGCACGCCTGCTCGGCATGCACCGGCGTTCGCTGCAGCGCAAGCTGGCCAAGCGACCCAGCCCGGAACGCGACCCGAGCCGGTGACACGGCGTCGCCTCCGCCGGGCATGGCGCGGCGCTACCGGATTGTAGAGTCGAGCATGGCTCGACCCTACAGGGGGCGTCAGCGCTTCAGCTGCGCGAGGATCTCGCGGGTCATCGGATCGGCTACCGCCACATCCTCGCCCTGCAGCGCCGGCAACAGGCCACTGGCCAGCTGCTTGCCCAGTTCAACACCGAACTGGTCGAAGGCGTTGATGTTCCAGATCACCGACTGCACGTACACGGCGTGTTCGTACATGGCGATCAACGCACCCAGCGCCTGCGGGGTCAGCGCGTCGAGCAGGATCAGCGTGCTCGGGCGCCCCCCCGGATAATCGCGGTGCGGGTCGTCGCTGCTCTGGCCATTGGCCAGCGCTTCGGTCTGCGCCAGCAGGTTGGCCAGCAGCGCCTGGTGATTGATCGTGTACGGATCATCGTTGTGCACGCAGCCGATGAAATCGGCCGGCACGACGCTGGTGCCCTGGTGCAGCGCCTGGAAGAAGCTGTGCTGCACGTCGGTACCTGCCCCGCCCCACCACACCGGCACGGTATCGGTGGTGACCGGCTGGCCATCACGCTGCACGCGCTTGCCCAGGCTTTCCATCACCAGCTGCTGCAGGTAGGCCGGCAGCAGCGCCAGGCGCTGGTCGTAGGTCATCACCGCGTGCGTGGCATGGCCCAGCACGTTGCGGTTCCAGATGTCAGTCAGGCCATGCAGCACCGGCAGGTTGCGCTCCAGCGGCGCGTCCAGCGCGTGCGCATCCATCTGCGCGGCGCCGTCCAGCAGCTGCTCGAAACGCTCGAAACCGATGGCCAGCGCAATCGGGAAACCAACCGCCGACCACAACGAATAACGGCCACCGACCCAATCCCACATCGGCAGCACGCGATCGGCGGCGATGGCGAAGGCCTTGGCCGCACGCTCGGGGTTGGCGCTGACCGCGTACAGGCGCTCGCTGCCACCCAGCCAGTCGTGCAGGATCTGCCCGTTGAGCAGGGTTTCCTGGGTGCCGAAGGTCTTGGAAATGAGGATGCCGGCGGTCCTGGCCGGATCCAGCGTGGCCAGCGTGCGCTGCATGGCGGCGCCGTCCACGTTCGACACGAAATGCACGCGCAGGCGCGCACCGCTGACCGGGCGCAGCGCATCGGCGACCAGGCGCGGACCGAGATCGGAACCACCGATGCCGACGCTGACCACGTCGGTGACGCCGCTGTCTTCCAGCGCGCGCACCAGCACACCCATGCGCTGGCGGATTTCGCGCGCGGTGGCATAGGCCTCGGCCGCCACCGGCGCATCGACCACGTCGCCGCGCAGTGCGGTGTGCAGTGCGGCGCGACCTTCGGTCAGGTTGACCTGCTCACCACGGAACAGGCGCGTGATGGCACCGCCGACATCACGTTCGGCGGCCAAAGCCAGCAATGCCTGCAACGCCGCGGCATCGTATTTCTGCCGGGCGAAGTTGACGTACAACGGACCGACCCGCAGCGCCAGGTCCTGCACGCGGCCGGGTTCGGCGGCGAGGAGGCTGGGGATGCTTGCGCCCTTCAGGCGCTGGGCGTGGGAATGCAGCGAGTCGAATCCGTTGTTCGTTGTCATGCGGCCTGGGTCGGGATCGTGTCGTTGGTGTGGGTGATCTGGTTCTTGCCATCAACGTACACCAGCTTCGGCTTGAAGCTGTCGGCTTCCTGCTCGGTCATGCTGGCGAACGCGGCGATGATGATGATGTCACCGACCTGCACGTGGCGCGCGGCGCCACCGTTGAGCGAGACAACGCCGCTGCCGGCTTCGGCGCGGATGGCATAGGTCGAGAAGCGCGCACCGTTGGTCACGTCCCAGATGTGCACCTGCTCGAACTCGCGGATGCCGGTGGCAGCCAGCAGGTTGTCATCGATGGCGATCGAGCCTTCGTAGTTCAGCTCGGAATGGGTGACGGTGGCGCGGTGGATCTTGGTCTTGAGCAGGGACAGGTGCATGGGGGCGCTGCAACGGCAAAGGAAAGAGCGGATTCTAGCACCCGCTTGGCCATCGTCAGGGGTCTGCGGCAGGACGCTGAAGGCCGTTCAGGTGCCCTCGCCCGGCGGCATTGCCGGAGCGCGGCCGGAGGCACCCTCCAGCCAGAGGCGGAACACCGCATGGAAGGCCAGCCCGGCAACCAGGCCGAGGCCACCCGCCGCCAGCACCATCAAGGCGTAGCTGATCACATCGAAGGTATCGACATAGCGCAGGCGGTGCAGCAGGGGGCCCTGGGTTTCACCCGGCCAGCCGCAGGTGGCCATCGCCAGCGCGCCAAGGCCAAAGCCGGCCAGCACGAAACCGGCCCGGCGCAGGCGTCGCTGAGAATGCTGGATCAATGCCATCGGCAGCAGCACGGCAATCGCATTGCAGGCTGCCAGCACGAACATCAGCCCCCCACCGGTGAGCGCAGGCATCGGCGTACGCCTGAATTCAAGCGCGAACAACAGGCCGCCAAACAGCTGGGCCGGCAGCATGCCGGCCGCCAGCACCGCCAGGATCGAGGCCTGGGCGAGGCGGCCCGCGTCAGTGTCCGGTTCCTTCATTTCCAGTCTCCCGTCCGTGGGATGGTGAGAGGCGCCCCGCGGGGCGCCCAGGAGCCAGGTGCGGCTCAGAATTCCAGGTTGTCGATCAGGCGCGTCGTGCCCAGGCGCGCGGCGATCAGCGCCACGCGGCCGCCGCCATCGAAGGTCGGCTCAGCCAGTTCGGGCGTGCGCAGCACCGCGTAGTCGACCTGGAAACCAGCCGCCTGCAGCGCGGCCGTGGCGTCGGCCTCGATCTGCGCCCGCGTGTACCCGGCCACGTAGCCTTCGCGCATGCCCAGCAGCGTGCGGTGGATGGTCGTCGCAACCGGGCGCTGTTCTGCGCTGAGGTACTGGTTGCGGGAACTCTTGGCCAGGCCGTCCTCGTCGCGCACGATCTCGGCGCCGACGATCTGGATGGGGAACGACAGCTCAGCCACCATCTGCCTGATCACGGCCAGCTGCTGGTAGTCCTTGCGGCCGAACACGGCCACATCCGGCTGCACCTGCAGGAACAGGCGCGCCACCACCGTGCAGACGCCATCGAAGTGGCCCGGGCGGCTGGCGCCTTCCAGCACCTCGCTCACGCCCGGCGTGTGCATCTGCGTGGTCTTGTCCACGCCCAGCGGGTACATGGCCTCGACGCTGGGCAACCACACCGCGTCGCAGCCGACCTGCTCCAGCCCGGCCACGTCGGCCTCGGGCGTGCGCGGGTAGCGGTTGAAGTCTTCGTTCGGCCCGAACTGGGTCGGGTTGACGAAGATGCTCGCCACCACCCTGTCGGCGTACTGGCGGGCCAGGGTCACCAGCGAATGGTGGCCACCGTGCAGATTGCCCATGGTCGGCACCAGCGCCACGCGCAGGCCTTCGCGCTTCCACTGGGCGATCTGCCCGCGCAGCGCGCCGAGCTCGTTGAAGGTCTGGATCATTGAGCGTAGGCGTGCTGTTCGTCGGGGAAGCTGCCGTCGCGCACGGCGTCGGCATAGGCGCGGGTGGCACCGGCCACCGAGCCGCCTTCGGCAAGGAAATCCTTGACGAACTTGGGGCGGCGATGGCCACTATCCAGGCCGAGGAAATCGTGCAGCACCAGCACCTGGCCGTCGCACTGCGGGCCGGCACCGATGCCGATGGTCGGCACATCCACCGCCGCGGTCACTTCCGCAGCGACCGGGGTCGGCACGCATTCGAGCACCATGATGCTGGCGCCGGCGGCGGCCACCGCCCTGGCATCTTCCACCAGCTGGCGCGCGGCATCGCCACGGCCCTGGATCTTGAAGCCGCCCAGGCGCAATACCGACTGCGGGGTCAGGCCCAGATGGGCGCAGACCGGAATCTCGCGCTCGACCAGGTAGCGGATGATGTCGACCTTGAAGCCGGCACCTTCGATCTTGACCATCTCGGCACCGGCCTGCAGCAGCTGCAGCGAGGCATCCAGCGCGCGTTCCGGGGTGGCATCGGCACCGAACGGCAGGTCGGCCACCAGCAGCGCGCGCTGCAGCACGCGGGCCACGGCGCGGGTGTGGTAGACCATGTCGGCCACAGTCACCGGCAGGGTCGAATCATGGCCCTGCACGACCATGCCCAGCGAATCGCCGATCAGGATCAGGTCGATGCCATTGGCATCGAAGGTGCGGGCGAAGCCAGCGTCGTAGGCGGTCAACATGACCAGCTTCTGGCCGTTGCGCTTGGCCTCGGCCAGGGCGGGAACGGTCCAGGGCTTGCTGTCTGCGTGGGTGCTCATGTGCTGATAACCGGGGGAGATAACCCGGGCATTATCACCCTATCGGCGCGATCCCGCAGGCATCCACCCGCATCACTGCATCCCGCACGCGGCCATGCCCGGGAATGGCCAGATCCGGCGCGATTTCGGCCAGCGGCACCAACACGAAGGCACGCTCGTGCATGTAAGGGTGCGGTACCTGCAGGCCGGGCTGGTCGAGCACCTGCGCGCCATACAGCAGCAGGTCCAGGTCCAGCGCGCGCGGCCCCCAGTGCACCGCCGCGTCACGCACGCGACCAAAGCGCTGCTCCAGCGCCAGCATCGCCTGCAGCAGTTCATCGGCTGCCAGTGACGTTTCGACCGCGGCCACCGCGTTCACGAACGGTGGCTGGTCTTCATTGCCCCAGGCCGGCGTTACGTACAGGCGCGAGGCCTGCAGCACGCGTGTCCCGGGCAGGCCGTCCAGCGCGGTGATCGCCGCGCCGACAGTCGTGGCCGCATCGCCGAGGTTGGCGCCGAGGCCGATCCACGCAGGCGTCATTGCTTATTCGCCAGCTGCACCGGCCGAGGCACCCGGACGGCGACGACGACGGCGCCGCTTGCGCGGTGCTCCGTTCTCGTCATCGCCCTCTTCGCTGTGCATCGCATCCAGCGACGATTCCAGCTCGCGGCCGGACTGGGCCTGTGCCTCACGCCAGAATTCAACATCGGCAGCGTGCTCGGCCGAGGCCACCTGGCGCAGGCTGAGGAAGTCGAACGCGGCGCGGAAGCGCGGGTGCGTGAGCGTACGGAATACGCGCTTGCGCTGGCGCGAGCCGAAGCGCGACTGCAGCAGCCAGATTTCCTGCATCGGCAGCGAGAAGCGGCGCGGCAATGCGATGGTGCTCAGCTGCTGCACGGTCACACGGTCGGCAGCACGACGCTGCGCCTCCTCCGGTGCCACGCCCTGCTTGAGCAGGGTCGCCTGCGCGCGGCAGAACGCCGGCCACAGCAGCAGCGCGAACAGGAACGCGGGCGAGACCGGCTCGTCGTTGGCCACGCGCGCATCGGTGTTGGCCAGGCCCTCGACCAGCATGCGGCGCAGCGCGCCGGTGCGGTTGGACTTCAGCGCCTTGGCACTTTCCGGGAACAGCACGTCGAGCAGGCCGTAACGCTCCAGGCCTTCGAAGCTGGCCACGCCGTGCCCGGACAGGAACAGCTTCAGCACTTCCTCGAACAGGCGTGCCGGCGCGGCTTCGTTGAGCAGGCCGGCCAGCTGCGGGATCGGCGCGGCGGTGCCCTCTTCGATCTGGAAGCCGAGCTTGGCCGCCAGGCGCACGGCGCGCAGCATGCGTACCGGGTCTTCCTGGTAGCGCTGTACCGGGTCGCCGATGAGTTTCATCAGGCGCGCCTGCACGTCTTCGAAGCCGCCGGTGTAGTCACGCACCGAGAAGTCCTCGATGGCGTAGTACAGGGCGTTGCAGGTGAAGTCGCGGCGGATGGCGTCGTCTTCGATGGTGCCGTACACGTTGTCGCGCACGAGCATGCCGTTTTCCATCTCGCGGTCGCCGCTGCCGTCATCGCTGTTGGCGCGGAAGGTGGCGACTTCGATGATCTCGCGGCCGAACACAACGTGGGCGAGGCGGAACCGGCGGCCGATCAGGCGGCAGTTGCGGAACAGCTGCTTGACCTGTTCGGGCGTGGCGTCGGTGGCCACGTCGAAATCCTTGGGTTGGCCATTGACCAGCAGGTCGCGCACCGCGCCGCCGACAAGGTAGGCGCCGAAGCCGGCATCGCGCAGGCGATAAAGCACGCGCAGGGCGTTCGGGCTGATGTCCTTGCGGGAGATCGTGTGCTGGTCGCGCGGGATGACGCGCAGGCTGAACGGTGATGTAGCAGAGGAAATGATGTTGGCGCTTCCGGTTGAAGTTTCGGGATTGCCCAATGGCATCGAGGTGCATATACTAGCGCTCCTGCCTCGGCAGCGACACAGTTACGCTCCCTTCGTCTAGTGGTTAGGACGTGGCCCTCTCAAGGCTAAAACAGGGGTTCGAGTCCCCTAGGGAGCGCCAGTCGCCGCAGTAGGAACCGAAAAAGCCCGCCCTCGCGCGGGCTTTTCTGTTTTCCGGGTTTGCGACTCCAGAAGATTGATCGCTGTGGCGCCTGCCTGTTCCTGCGTTTGAGGGGGCGGGCCACCCTGGCCTGGACACGCAAAAGCCCATCCATGGTGCTCGATGGCGCCATCCATGGCGCCAACGGTCCAGGCCAGGGTGGCCCGCCCCCTCCTGACAGTTTCCCGCGAAGGCGGCACGAACAGCTTCGCCCCTCCGCAGCCAATTCAATCCCGACGCGCAGACCTGCGTCCGCCAGAACCGCAATGCCTGACGCGAAGGCGGGGCAGCTCAAGCCGGGACCGTTGGCGCCATGGGTTGGGCGCATGCGCCCGACGGGTTGGGCAGGAGCCCAACCCTGGTCTTGCCGCGTGCGCAGGACAGCGCACGCGAGCAAGGTGCCATCGAGCACCATGGATGGGCTTTTGCGTGTCCTGGAGAGGGCGGCCTGCCCCCTCACACTCTGGACAGGCAGGCGCCAACGGAATGCAACCGAAGCCAGTCGCCGTCAGCCTTCCATCTGCTCCAGCTCCTTGCCCTTGGTCTCGCGCACGTAGCGGACCACGAAGACGATCGAGAGGATGGCCGCCACCGTATAGATGCCATAGGCGCCGGCCAGCCCGATGCCGGCCAGCAGCATCGGGAAGGTCACGGTGATCGCGAAATTCGAGGTCCACTGCGCCGCACCGGCAACGGCCAACGCCGGGCCGCGGATCTGGTTCGGGAACATCTCGCCCAGCATCACCCACATCACCGGGCCCCAGGACATGTTGAAGAACACCACGTAGACATTGGCCGCGACCAGCGCCAGCCGGCCCATGCCGTCGGACAGCTGCAGGCGACCGTAGGCCAGGCTGCCGCTGGCGAAGGCCACCACCATCAGCACCAGCGCCACCGACATGCCGACCGAGCCGATCCACAGCAGCGGCTTGCGCCCGATGCGGTCGATCAACAGCACCGTCAGCAGGCAGGCGCCGATGCTCAGCGCACCGGACAGCACGTTGATCAACAGCGCGTCGCTTTCCGAGAAGCCGACCGCCTGCCACAGCACTGCGCCGTAGTAGAACACCACGTTGATGCCGACCAGCTGCTGGAACATCGCCAGGCCGATGCCGACCCAGAGGATCGGGCGCAGCTTGCCGGTGACCTTGTCGTGCAGGTCGGCGAAGCGCGGCTTGTGCTGGTCCTGGGCCAGGCTGGCCTCGATCTCGGCCAGCTTGGTCGCGGCCGTGCCCTCACCATACAGGCGCGACAGCACCGCCCTCGCCTGCTCCGGGCGCCCCTTCACGACCAGGAAGCGCGGACTTTCGGGAATCACCAGCAACAGCAGCAGGAACAGCCCCGAGGGCAGCGCCTGCATCCAGAACATCCAGCGCCAGGCCTCCTGGCCCAGCCACAACGGCTCGGTCGAGGCCCCGGCTGCACGGGCCAGCAGGTAGTTGCTGAGGAACGCCGCGAACAGGCCGCAGATGATCGCCATCTGCTGCACAGTGGCCAGACGCCCGCGATAGCGCGCCGAGGCCACCTCCGCGATGTAGGCCGGCGACATCACGCTGGCCGCCCCCACCGCGAAGCCGCCCAGCACGCGTGCAGCAATGAACAGCCAGGAGGCGTGGGCAGCACCGGCGCCCAGCGCCGACACCAGGAACATCAGTGCCGACACGATCAGCACGCCACGACGGCCCAGGCGATCCCCCAGCCAGCCGGCCAGGAAGGCACCGATCGCGCACCCCAGCAGCATCGAAGCGACTTCAAAACCGAGCGCCGCCTCGCTGGAGTTGAAGGCCTGGCGAAGGCCGTCGACCGTGCCATTGATGACACCACTGTCGAAGCCGAACAGGAATCCACCAAGGGTGGCCACGCAGCTGATCAGGACGATGAATGCAGTGTTCTCACCGCCGTGGGGCGCGGTGCCGGGCTGGGCTTGGGACATGGACGATCCTGCTGGGAAGAGAATCCGGCCACGATGGGTGACCGATCGCCCCGCAGCGTCGCACAGGCCCTGCCCTGCCGCCAATGACCACCACGGCCGCGCCTGCCAGACGCCCGATTTCCGCCCTGCGCCGACACCGGGGGCCAACCTGTTCTAGAATTGGCGGGTTCAGGAATCGATCCACCTCCAGCCCATGCCCTTTGTCGTCACCGAAAACTGCATCAAGTGCAAACACACCGATTGCGTGGAAGTGTGCCCCGTGGATTGCTTCCACGAAGGCCCGAACTTCCTGGTGATCGACCCGGATGAGTGCATCGACTGCACCCTCTGCGAGCCGGAGTGCCCGGTCAATGCGATCTTCCCGGAGGACGATGTCCCCGCCGGCCAGGAAGGCTTCGTCGCCCTCAACGCCGAACTGGCGAAAGAATGGCCGGTGCTGACCGTGCGCAAGGACCCGCCGGCCGACGCCGGCGAATGGGATGGCAAGCCGGACAAGCTGAAGCTGCTGGAGCGCTGAGGCGCAAGCAGCAGCAACGAAAAAGGGCGCCTTGGGCGCCCTTTTCCATTTCCGGTAGCGCCGGGCCATGCCCGGCGGATCCTGGGCCGCGCTTCACGCTCGCCGGGCATGGCCCGGCGCTACCCAAGGCAGGTGCGGACCAAGGCCCACACCCAGCGAGCTGGCTGGCCCTTACTGCGCCAGCTTCGCCTTCAGCGCGGCGATCAGCTTCACCGGCGCTTCGGCGGTGGCCGGCAGGCCACGCGGGTCGACCGCGGAGATGTAGGCACCGGCATCGACGGCGACCACGCGGACCAGGAAGTTGCTGCCTTCGTAGGCCACGTCGTACGAGCCGAGCAGCTGGGCGCGGCTGGCGATGGTCACGCCCTGCACGCCTTCCAGCGCGGTACCGACCTTGGCGAAGGCCTCATCCTTGCCACCGGCAATGGTGAAACCGGTGTTGCCAACGGCCGGAGCCGCGGCCGCCGGTGCTGCCGGCTTGGTGGCCGAAACCAGCGCCGGCACCTTGTTGTCACCGGTCGTGGCCGGCAGGTTCAGGTCCGGCGGCACTTCCAGCGGG
This genomic window from Stenotrophomonas maltophilia contains:
- the pcnB gene encoding polynucleotide adenylyltransferase PcnB produces the protein MGNPETSTGSANIISSATSPFSLRVIPRDQHTISRKDISPNALRVLYRLRDAGFGAYLVGGAVRDLLVNGQPKDFDVATDATPEQVKQLFRNCRLIGRRFRLAHVVFGREIIEVATFRANSDDGSGDREMENGMLVRDNVYGTIEDDAIRRDFTCNALYYAIEDFSVRDYTGGFEDVQARLMKLIGDPVQRYQEDPVRMLRAVRLAAKLGFQIEEGTAAPIPQLAGLLNEAAPARLFEEVLKLFLSGHGVASFEGLERYGLLDVLFPESAKALKSNRTGALRRMLVEGLANTDARVANDEPVSPAFLFALLLWPAFCRAQATLLKQGVAPEEAQRRAADRVTVQQLSTIALPRRFSLPMQEIWLLQSRFGSRQRKRVFRTLTHPRFRAAFDFLSLRQVASAEHAADVEFWREAQAQSGRELESSLDAMHSEEGDDENGAPRKRRRRRRRPGASAGAAGE
- a CDS encoding sugar porter family MFS transporter; this encodes MSQAQPGTAPHGGENTAFIVLISCVATLGGFLFGFDSGVINGTVDGLRQAFNSSEAALGFEVASMLLGCAIGAFLAGWLGDRLGRRGVLIVSALMFLVSALGAGAAHASWLFIAARVLGGFAVGAASVMSPAYIAEVASARYRGRLATVQQMAIICGLFAAFLSNYLLARAAGASTEPLWLGQEAWRWMFWMQALPSGLFLLLLLVIPESPRFLVVKGRPEQARAVLSRLYGEGTAATKLAEIEASLAQDQHKPRFADLHDKVTGKLRPILWVGIGLAMFQQLVGINVVFYYGAVLWQAVGFSESDALLINVLSGALSIGACLLTVLLIDRIGRKPLLWIGSVGMSVALVLMVVAFASGSLAYGRLQLSDGMGRLALVAANVYVVFFNMSWGPVMWVMLGEMFPNQIRGPALAVAGAAQWTSNFAITVTFPMLLAGIGLAGAYGIYTVAAILSIVFVVRYVRETKGKELEQMEG
- the fdxA gene encoding ferredoxin FdxA; protein product: MPFVVTENCIKCKHTDCVEVCPVDCFHEGPNFLVIDPDECIDCTLCEPECPVNAIFPEDDVPAGQEGFVALNAELAKEWPVLTVRKDPPADAGEWDGKPDKLKLLER